In Runella sp. SP2, the genomic window GCAGTTTTTGCGCCTCGGGGTATGCCGTTAGAAGAATTTGAAATCCACGGTCTAGTAAAAAACCATCCATTTTGTCGGTTCTAACGCGGCCACCTACGGCCTCCGACGCTTCCAATACCAACGATGAAACCCCAAAACGGTTTAGATAAGTAGCACAGGTAAGCCCCGCCATGCCTGCGCCTACAATAATTACGTCATGATTTACCATGCAATCAAAACTATTTTCCGAACAAATAGTTTTCACTTTTTTTCACAAAAAAGCTCGTTGGTCAACTGCCAAGTAACGGCTACCTTTGTGGCCAAATTATTTTTCAAACGACCAAAAACAGCGTTAACAGTATGCTTAAAGCAGAAATGATTACCGACAAGGGGACGATGACGATTGAATTTTATGAGCAAGACGCCCCAAATACCGTTGCCAATTTTGTCAACCTTGCTAAAAGTGGTTTTTACGACGGACTAAAATTCCACCGTGTCATCCCTGATTTTGTGATTCAAGGCGGATGCCCTCAAGGAACGGGACGCGGCGGCCCAGGCTATCATATCAAATGCGAACTTACGGGAGGAAACCAGTATCACGACCGTGGCGTACTTTCGATGGCCCACGCAGGCCGCAACACGGGTGGTTCTCAGTTTTTTATCTGCCACAGCCGTCGCAACACCGCACACCTCGACCGTAACCATACTTGTTTTGGCAAAGTAATTGAAGGCTTAGAAGTAATTGATGCCATTCGTCAGGGTGATGTCATTACCAAAATCAACATTATCGAAAGCGAAGCATAGTCCATTTTGAGTGATTGTGTGACGGCGGTTGCTCCCAACCGCAAGAGGGTTCACGATGAAGCTTAATCCTTTTTGAACCAAGTGCTTTTAATAGTTGTATTTTCATTATAATCACAAGCCAAGTTACGTATGAAAGTAGAATTAGTTCGCGTTGACGATGGGTTTCACTTTGAAGCCACAGGTTCGTCAGATATAAAAGTACATACCGATGCGTCGCCAGCCATTGGTGGCCAAAACGCGGGAGTTCGTCCCATGGAGTTGTTACTAATGGGAGTTGGAAGTTGCAGTGCGATTGACGTTGTGCTTATTCTCAAAAAACAACGACAAGAAGTTACCGACTTCAGAATCACCGTAGAGGGTGACCGCGTTAAAGAAGAAACTACCGAGCGCTCACCTTTTCGCTCGGTCACTATTCATTATTTTTTCAAGGGAAATAACCTAGACCGCGCCAAAATCGAACGGGCGGTGAAGTTATCGATGGAAAAATACTGCTCAGCCACGGCGCAATTTGAGCCTTTGGCACAAATCGGACACACAATTACGATTGAGGAGTAAATAAGTTTTGAGTTTGGGGTTTACCGTTGGGAATTCAAGAACCCCAAACTCAAAAACGCCTACCACCAGCGGTAAAACAAACCCACTCGTGCATTGATGGACGAGGCAGCAGTTAGTCCTTCGCTTTCTATTTTAAAAGGGATGTGCTGATAGGTTGCCCCAAGTTCAAGCCCCACATTCCCTGTTTTACTCAGCAAAACACGCACTCCAGCGCCCCCCTGTGCGACAAACTTAAAACCATTGTCGCCCGTTGATAACATTCCGTAGTAATTGGCTACTTCCGCAAACGCAGCCCCCAATCCTGCCTGTACATACGGCCGAACGCGCGCATTGACATCCCCAACGTGATAGCTACCCGTCAACGTAATCGGATAAGCCGTGACTGTACGCGTTTGCACGGCCGAAATAGCGCCATTATCATATTCATACACCTGACGAGGCAAGCGGTTCATAAAATACTGTGAACCAATCGCAAACCCCACCGACATATTGTTTTTTGGGAAAACAAAATCAACGGCCAGTGAATAGTTACGAAACGTATTGGCCGCCATAAAATCACCTAACGAACCTGTAGCAACCCCCAAACCTCCCGTCAAAGAAACACGATAAGAGGTATATCTCAGATAAGGCGACTCTCTCTTGAACAACTGAGGTTTGTCAATAACTTGTTGTGCCTCAACTATATTTGCCAAAAATACCCCCATAAAGCAGAGCACAATGGCGCTTATTGTTTTTACTTTTCTAATTTTCATACCAAGCATCATACGTTGTGGTTTTACTACTTTCTCAAATACATCGACTGCTTAAACACATTGTCAATCAAATTCGTCAAAGACGCCGAGTCAAAAATGCCATTTCCTCGAATCTGGGCATTCCAAACCACTTTGGGTTGCAGACCGTTGGTCGCATTTTTTAAATCTACCATTTCCAAATACCAATAGGTTTCTGAAGTTTGATAGTAAGAGTAGGTT contains:
- a CDS encoding peptidylprolyl isomerase; amino-acid sequence: MLKAEMITDKGTMTIEFYEQDAPNTVANFVNLAKSGFYDGLKFHRVIPDFVIQGGCPQGTGRGGPGYHIKCELTGGNQYHDRGVLSMAHAGRNTGGSQFFICHSRRNTAHLDRNHTCFGKVIEGLEVIDAIRQGDVITKINIIESEA
- a CDS encoding OsmC family protein; the encoded protein is MKVELVRVDDGFHFEATGSSDIKVHTDASPAIGGQNAGVRPMELLLMGVGSCSAIDVVLILKKQRQEVTDFRITVEGDRVKEETTERSPFRSVTIHYFFKGNNLDRAKIERAVKLSMEKYCSATAQFEPLAQIGHTITIEE
- a CDS encoding OmpW family outer membrane protein, translating into MKIRKVKTISAIVLCFMGVFLANIVEAQQVIDKPQLFKRESPYLRYTSYRVSLTGGLGVATGSLGDFMAANTFRNYSLAVDFVFPKNNMSVGFAIGSQYFMNRLPRQVYEYDNGAISAVQTRTVTAYPITLTGSYHVGDVNARVRPYVQAGLGAAFAEVANYYGMLSTGDNGFKFVAQGGAGVRVLLSKTGNVGLELGATYQHIPFKIESEGLTAASSINARVGLFYRWW